The window CATGAAACTCTGATCAAGCACGAACAGACTGGAGGGactcaaataaaatttaacttgTATGTTGCCAAACCACATGTTGTTTTTTCAGTGAACACAACACCTTAAAAATAATGCAAATTTATTCGAATTCAAATAGGTCATAGCATACTAAAGAAGTGCCTTCACGTTTTGATGACAAGCTAGAAGCATAATACCAATATGGGTAGAGATTTTCTAGTCTTGGAGCAGAACAATGTTTATCGTATGAATGTTTGAGCTACCTAAGAACAGGAGGCAAGAGATCATGGATTACTTCTCAAAATCACGTCGACTGAGCGAAAGTTCTGAGTGTATAAAGTTTCGATAGAACATAAGTATTGATCACTTCCACTATAATCGAGAAATTAGTATATACTTGTATGATGGTTCTATTCTCTAAGACACATATTTACATAGCATGCAAGAAGCTTTTTAGATAACATGCatgacagattttttttttttaaaaaacgtgaatattagggaatgacctaatatcaaataaatagaaggggtgaggcttcgaacccaggccaactagcccaccaccttgtggagctagccaaAATACCCCTGGGCGTCTCTCATGCATGACAGATTTCATTGAAAGCAAGGGCTCCATGGAATGAAAGAATTGCAACATAAAACAACAAGGACTGTAGAGCACCGTGAATACCTGATTCCGTTGAACAATGAGAACAAAATATGATATGTTGAGGAAATACAAAACAGGATATATAAACATGATATCAGGGGAAAAAAGAGTAATGCTACACAGCTACAGAACTTACCAATTTTTACTACGGATTTGTTCATACAAAATCATGTTGCGACATGAATTCAGTGCTAGCAATTAATAATCATAAGCCAACAAAGTGAAGAACTTCTCTCATCGGATGCAACTGTTTTAACAAAACGTAAAAATATCGAGGCTTAGCTGATGATTGTTGTGTCCTCAATGCACGGACTTAATTCTTTGAGAAGAGGCACACGGTAAGGAAGTTTAGTACCAACTTCATCAAAATTTCTAAGGAAACCTCAAATTATTTTCACTCAAAAGAGGGCACAACTCAGAATAATCTAGCATAGCAATTTCATCAAGTAAACAAATGAAATGAACAGAAAAGACATGTTAGTCTGCAAGAACTTAAAAGTCACAATAATCTACCTTATTGTTCTTTATCTTGGAGAAGACCTCATGTGAGAATGTTGAAGGTGTGGGTACGAATCTGCTGATGCCGCATGTCCTCAAAGAGCAGTGCAATCCGATTTCTCTAAATTGTAGCTTCATAACCGTGCTGCAGCTCTTCTTTCTTTGCTTGCTGCTGCCTTGTCCATCCTGCGCATGCAGAACTGCATCTTTAAGCTTTTCATGTTCACACAATGAAAGAAGGAAAAGCCACAGCTTCATAAGCATAGGTCCATACTACGCACCTGTTTATCGATGCATCCATCAATTTTGGCCGTCGAGACGCCCGCAGGGCCTCCACGCGCGCAGGAAAGTATCACGGCTTCTTCATCAACTTTCATCGCATTCtcgtcctcgtcttcctcctccaagaAAACCCGTCTTCTCCtcttgcctcctcctcctcctctctctaggACCTGTCGCCCATCCGCTCTTCCACCGGAGCCTTGATCATCCTGGCTGTCGGGGATGTCGCCGTCGGAAATGAGACTCAGTTTCATGGCTTCAGGAATCTTGTTCCCCCCGATCCTCTCCTCTGTAGggtttcttgatttcttctcGCAGATAGGAGAAGTGGGAGCAGCCGATTTCTTGATCGTTTCTTGATCGTGTCAGAAAGGAGAAGGGAACAGCAGCAGAGGGCGAGAGAAAGAACAGCAGAGGCGGGCACGCGCGAGGCTTAAAAAAACAGCGGCTCGGCTTGGACTCAGCTCGGCTCGTTACCAATGTTGGGCCGGAACCGTGAATTGTTGGGCCGGCCCAAAGCAGGGCTACTCGCCGGCGTAACGAGAACGGAGGCGGAGCCCTCCGCCGTGGAGGTGGCCGCCGCATGCGCTGCCGCTCCGGCTTGCCGCCGGAACTGGATCAGAAACGCGGAGCAGAGCGGCCTGGAGCGAGGAGCAGGTGGATCGGTCGACGGGGCGGGGAGGGTAGGGCGTACATGCCGCCATCTCGCCGGCCGGCGGAGATCGCGGGGGGCGGAGTTGCCGCCGCCGGTTTGAGTGTTGGTGTTcatggcggcgtggcgcggcgcggcggggaggaggagaggccgcggtggcggtggtggtggtgcagcacTGTTGCTGCCTTGccggagagggaagaggggaggggaggggaggggaggggaggcgaggacTGAGGAGAGACGGCGACGACTCGCGCTTCCAGGAGAAGCGGAGGAGCGGTTCGGTCGGTGGGTGTGGGTGCAATGCAACCGGACGCTGACATGCCCAGCGCCCAAATGCAAAGCTTTCCTTTGTTTGTGTTTCTTGCCAAAAATTGGACagtgtttttaaaattttattttgcggTGACACAATGATAATTTTGAAGTAATAGACCAAATGGACATTTTCTTTTGATTGtgtttcttgaaaaaaaattttgtaATGATAAATTTACAAGAAACAAACCAAGTGGATATCTAGTTTTATTAGAGAGAAAATTCGATACATAGCACAAGAAAAAACTCGGtaccaaaaaatagcacaaCACATTTTTCACTTCGACCAAAGGCACAGGGCACCAATTTTCTTGCGATTCATAGCACTCCCGTCACATTTGCCATCCAAACATGTGAGTTGACATGGAAAAAGACTCATTTGCCCTTCTTCCCCGAGCCTGCCGTGCAATTAGGAGGATGCCTCGCATTGTGATTAATCTGGGGAGTACTACACTTGCAAAAAGCTAATTAggatttaattaattagttgattAATTAGGTAATTAATGACCATCTCGGCGAGGCTATGGCTATCGGTGGCTTGTCCCATCCTCGCCCTCACATGGATGTAGTCTTTGGCTGGCTCTGGCTTCTCCTCAGCTGCCgccgcgtcgccatcgccatcatcTCCAACGTTAGCGACCTTGGACCGCTTCGGGCTCGCGTTCGTGGCGTGCTATAGCACGAGTTGTTGGCGCTAGCGCTACCGTGGTTGCAGATGCTCCCGAGCCGGCCGATAAGGCGCCGATGGCCGCcatctcatcagtcatcaccacTGCCCTGCGGAGACGACACGAGCGAGCTGAGCGCGGAGTCGAAGTGCGCCacggactccgccgccgccggcgccatcatcatcatcatcatctgttCAACCGCCACCGCCCATGATGGCATCATCGTTATCGTCCCgtacgccgccgccccgcgggCAGCAACGCGCCCGCACTCGTGTCGGCGCCGGacgaggagatggaggaggagaagtagTCGGCCATCATTGTcgtcgtcagcggcggcggcggcggcgtacagcAACCACATCCATCCACGCCGACGCTAGGGCCGCccgcgtcatcgtcgtcgtcctcgtcgtcaagCGGCCGCCAGCGCTGGAGGCTTGCCCTGGATCAGCAGTGCCAAGCGCTAGACGGGGTCCACCTCTCCGACGGTGAGCAACGCATCCACGTCATTGAAGAGCCCGCACCGCAGCTCGCTCGGTGGTGATGGGGAGACAAGGCAGTCGCCCAGCACGCCgatggccgccgcgccgccgaccacgAGGGAGCGAAAGAGGAGACCTGGTGGGGAACGTGGGGAACGAAGGGCAAATGTGTCCGATGAAAATTTTCTCCACACCGATCTAACGCCGTTACTTCAAAATCCGATACAAAATGCGATAGAAGTGCTACGGGGCGAAGAAAAATTGGTGGCCTATGCTATAGATCAAAAGTGGAAATTTTTTGTGCTATTTTTTAGTACTGCTTTCTTTCCTGTGCTATGGATCGAATTTTCTCTTTATTATATGAACGATTTTTTTTAGTCTGGACTAGTTTGGACAACAAACTAAAAGCCCAAATTGCATATGCAAATTTCACGCAAACATAAATTCGACTAGCACTTTGAATTACACCGGCTTAAATTGTACTGCTGCTCCGTATTTTTTAAGGTCACGTCGATGTCCTTGTGAGTCGATGAAACTAGTATTGTTTCGAGATAAAGGGGATATCTAGATCCGGGTGTAAAGGTTTAGCGtatcacatcagatattatataAAGAGTCGCATGGAGcgttcggacactaataaaaaaactatttacAGAATCTGTTagtaaatcacgagacgaatttattaagcctaattaattcattattagcacatgtttactatagcaccacattgtcaaatcatagagcaattaggcttaaaagattcgtgtcgtaaattagtcgtaatatgtgtaattagttattttttaagtctatatttaatacttcatacatgtgtttaAACGTTTGATAtgacagggtgtaaagttttaaaataagatctaaacaaggccaaaGAGAACAAGTTGAGAATATGAGATGGGATTCAGCCATTCAGGggtaaataaacaaaatgaaatTTCAAAACCGCAGACAAGTCCGAGCCCGGTAGATGGACGACCAAGATTTCTGTTGTTCGAATCGGAAATTACCAAATGCCGTAAGCCGTAAACGAATCGGAAATGGTCAGTAGACTATAAATATACGTGTCCGAGACTAGAGAGACAACTTGGGTGCCCTCATTTGTTCTCTTTTGCGCGCAGACGAGATGGTGCAGAGGCCGCGCAAAAGGGCGCGGACGAcgtcgccgtgctcgccgccggcgtcgtcgtggcgggACCTCCCGCTGGACATCGCCGGCGaggtcctccgccgcctcccgtcctACGCCGACCGCATCTGCTTCGGCGCCACGTGCCGCTCGTGGCGCACGTCCGCGCGGGAacaccgcgcgccgccgccgctgtcgccgtgcCTCTGCTTCGCCGACGGCAGCTTCCGCGGCTTCTTCCCGGAGGACGCGCGGCCGTTCcggctgcccgccgccgccggctggctCGGCTCCTGCGGCGAGTGGCTCCTGTACCGGCGCCACGACGACGGCGCGTACCTGCTCGTCGACCCCTTCTCCAaggccgccgccatggcgccgcTCCCCAGCGTGTCCCGTCTCCATGTCCGCCACGaccccatcgtcgccgtcgacgagcgAGACCTGCGGTGGTGCAGGCCGACGTGGCTCCCGCGCGAGAACACCGGCGAGCCGCAGGCCGCGGCGTCCTTGCTCAAGCTCGCCGTGTCCCCGGCCGCcgacgtggtggcggcggtggtcggcgaAGGGAGGCACGGCAAGCTCGCGGTGTGCCGGCCGGGGGCGCCGGCGTGGTccgtcagcggcggcgacggctggaggCGGATCAAAGACACGGCGTTCTACCAGGGCAAGCTCTACGCCGTCGACCACAACGAGGACCTCCTCGCCGTgacgctcgccgccgacggcgagccACCGGCCGTGTCCCGCATCGACCGCGTGATCAACGGCAAGCCACCGGGGGCGGCCGCCCTCCTCCGCGTGACGCTGCACTACCTCGTGGACTCCGGCGGCGAGCTGCTGCTCGTTCGCCGGGAGGTCCAGCGCTCGTCGATGGTGAGGACGCAGCCGTGGCAGCACACGGCGGAGCTGCAGGATCGCTTCGCCGTGTTCAGGGCCGACTTCCGGAGGTCGCGGTGGAGGCGGGTGAAAACCATCGGCGACGAGTCCGGCGGCCGCGCGCTGTTCGTCGGGCGGTGGTGCTCCAGGGCGgtgcgcgtcgccggcgaccggtgGGCCGATCAGGTCTTCTTCCTCGAGGACGGCACCGGCGACGAGTGGCACACACGGGCGCAGCGCTGCTCGCTGAGGGGGAGCACCTTCGGGTGCGTGAGGCCGAATGAGCTCCTGCCGTTGATGACGACGGCGGACGGCCAGGATTTGGATGCGACTTGGATATTCCCTCGGGAGGCAAAATTGTGAGTGGCATAATAACCAAATGCTGCATAATTGAGTTCTGATATATGGAGTATTATTTATGAAATGTGTAGAGTTTTTGCCTCAAAGTTTAACATGGTTCACCAAAATCTGATGAGGTCGAAGGCCTCAAAATTTGAATATCCTAATTTTTATGAATGATATGAGCAGAAAAAACAGCTACGAACTACGGGTTGACCTTGAGCGCCACCCATTGTTTGCAATTGTGTACATAGATGAAATCTTTTGGAGAGATTCGGAAAATAGTTTGCCAGATTAATTGTGGGTCAGCTATCTTTATTGGTGCCCTTTAAGTTCTTTGATGATGCCATCAGCAAGAGAATCTGCATCGTAGTTCTTGCCGTAAAATTTAACAAACTCCATCTTTGGATTCATCAAGTACCTGCGAGTACATGAGCTGTTACTTAACAAGACATACGAGATATACTAGTGATACTATCTATTTcctaatacttcctccgtcccaaaatatcgCAACCTCCCAATATATAGCAACCTAGAAGTGAATTTGGCCTGTCTAGATTAGTAGTTCTAGTATGTCTAATTCACTCTTTgcttgctactccctccgtttcgaaatgtttgacgccgttgactttttagcatatgtttgaccgctcgtcttattcaaaaaatttaagtaattattaattcttttcctatcatttgattcattgttaaatatatttttatgtaggcatataattttacatatttcataaaaatttttgaataagacgaacggtcaaacatgtgctaaaaagtcaacggtgtcaaacattttgaaatggagggagtatattttaggatggaaggAGTACGAACAACAATGGTGTGGCAGGAGCATCAACATATCTGAGGCTGCCTAAAATTATGAGATGTTTAGTCAATGACTGCAGTagtgcagtgctataatctctTAAAAGAAGATACAATGTCCTAACTACAGATACCATTATACTACAGCAGTACGCCCAATAGTTCTCCAAAATATGACTTtgaataacttttatttttacataGTTTGTACTAAATGAAATATGATCTTAACAAAAAAAAGTCTAAACTAGTTCTCATTTCGCAAATATATTGTATTAACACATGGATTCTAAAATGTCATAAAAAGGGAAGAGGGAGTTATTATTTCACTTTTGGGTTGCAGATAGATTAGCCGTATCATAGGACAGAACAACTCTATTACTAGGGCATCTTGATTGCACACCATCAGCAAGTCTAAGTTAAGCAATGATACTGtacaatatagattaaaaatGACTTACATGACAATTGAGTGATCAACGAGATAATCAGAACCCTCCTCCTCTGTCTTCATATAGTAAACTCGATAAGCACGAGCAACCTTTCTTATCTCATCAGTTGTGCCAGTTAGTCCTATTAGATTTGGATGAAACTCTGCCAAACACAGGTTGCTCGTCATGATTAGAAAGCAAATAAAATAGAAGCTGCAACTAATTTTTGAAACGGTAATAAAGTTTACTAGAAGAAAAAATGTATGGATATCAAAATGAATGGTTGAAGCAAAAGCACGTACCATTAACATAGTCACGAACTTGCTCTACAGTATCTCTCTCAGGATCAACTGTGATGAAAACTGGCACAACTTCCATTTTTGCCTTTTCCTCTGAAATCAACACAAGTTTTTACATTGGTTTCATGTACAGACCTCAATCAAAGAcacagaaatagaaaaaaacaagaaaaatatattatgtgTCCAGGGACATGCTCCAGCAAACACAACAGATTTCCAATGGAAAGTGGATACTGCCATCACCAAGTTAAATAAGGTTCACACCTGTATTCTTTTATATGGATGTCAgagtatataaattttatttttgtgcaATTTATTTGTAAGGTAGTGAAATAATGCACAGCCACACCTAACTTGTAAGCAGCAACAACAGCCTTTGGAGTTAAGTTCCAAACAAGTTGGGGTAGGCTAGAGTATTCCAATTGGTTTCAATGAACTTTTCAGTGACAGCGTCATGGCACTTAGCACAGGGACAAGATGTTTGGCTACATTATAAGCATGTATACAGTGAGTTATCAACAAAATTGTACCCAAAGCACAAAAATCAAATCGACTTACTTATTTTATCAATTGCCAAAGCCATCTTTTGAAGTTCATCTGGACAAATGTCAGGGCAGTGTGTGAAGCCAAAATATAGCAGAGTCCACTTGCCAAAGAAATCCTTTTGCGTGACAGGTTTCCCATCATGGTTCAAAAGATTGAATGGACCACCGATGGCTGCAGTGCCTACTGATGGTTCTTGCTTGACAGCACTTGTTCTATTCTTCAATTCTGGCAAAGATGtgccaagagaaaaaaaaatacatgagaAATTCAACAATGAGCATAGCGATTGTAAGAGCCTGATAAATTCCTACTACATATTAAATTCCCATTAAGCATTTGCCTTTATTCCTACCACATAGAGGTTTGGCAAAACTGAATAAAATATACTCTTAACCAAAGAAAAGAACACATAAAAATGCACAGAGTTCGTAATATAGGGGTTTCAACTTTCATATGCATATAAGGTTTTAGACTTCCGTACCATGCAGTACTTTCACCGACCTATGAAGGTTTCACTGGTAAGCAACTAACCAGCAGCATTTACATCTCTTGTTTAATGACTCTAAACCCCCTCCTTTTCTTTCTAATCATGCGTGCAAAGAAAATGCAGCTATGGAGGAATCAAATGTAGtggttttaaagaaaaaatatgaAGGGTGTAAGTCTATAAATTGCAGTAATGGACTATATAAGTGAATCAAATGGATTAGATTCAGAGGAAGTACTAAGGGTATGCATTTGTAAAATGCAGCTATAAAGGAAGCAACTGGAGTGATATCATAATATATAAAGGGTATGAATCTCTGTTCTTGAAACTGGTGTCACTATTCTTATAGTCACGGCCCCTATGCAATACAAGATAAATGAACTTAAGCAACAGCAAGCCAATTCTGCGAAGTTGGGCTGCTCTTCTGCTGGTGCAGCTAGTTCGTTTTGCCTCTCCCATCTTACATACAACATGAGACAGCTCGCAGTAAATGCTGTATTTTCTACAGTAATACTTCAGTTCAATAAGTAAGCAATAACCAAGACAAGGAAAGCACAGTACAATAAATTAATCATTGCAAAGTTACTCTAGGCAACATATTCCGCAGGTAATATCTTCCTAGGTGTTACAGATAGAATTCCAGTAAGTTAATTTGACCACAACACAATGACAATCTTCTAATGTGTTTTTAAAGAGGCATCTTAGCACcacaacaaacaaaaacaaactcACCATAGTAATCTACCTTCAATGTGACGCTTTTTTTCCTTGTCGTAGTACACAATTATCCCTCCTCCAGTCACGAGAAGCAGGAGAAAGCTCAACCACGACACCGGCTGAGAGAAagcaaaatttcttcaaataaAGCACTGAATAATGCCATTTCAAGCAATTGGGCCGATTTCCACTACAGAGGATTCCAGTAGAAGACATTTTGAAGGACTCACCCCTCCTCGCACTGATTTTCCAGCGTCCCCTTGCTCAGATTTCCCTGACTTCCCATCACCCCCTTCCCCGCCGGTCGCCGCGGCAGGCTTCGCGCTGTCCTGCGCCGCGGCCGAGGCATCGGTGGAGAAGCCCCCGCGCGCCAGGAACGCAGCCCCGAACCGAGATGCAGCCCCCGGCTCAGTGATCCGCTGCAGCACGAACACGCATCAACAACTAATCAAATCTCCCAGCCTATCAAGGTGCCACCGCGTTATAGATGTGGAGCAGAGGACGAGGCATCTAGGGTTCACCTGAACCTGCAGCGCGCGAGGACGCCGCGGAGCAGGAAGGCCGGTGGTGGCGAGCGCGCGGGCTAGGAACGCGGCCCCGAGCCGAGATGCGGCACCCGGCTCAGTGATCCCCTGCAAGCACGAACACACATCGAAAAATCATCAAATCAACACAGACCATCTCGTTGCCACCGCGTTCACGACCGATGTGGGTGTTCTAGGGTTTCACCTGAAGCTGCGCGCGGGGCAGCggtggaggggggaggccgccgAACGcgagcgcgcgggaggggagcgcGTGGAGACGCGGGGCGCGCCTCATCGTTGTCACCtcaaagcggcggcggcggcggcggcgcgccggatCGGAGAAGGAGACGGGATTGGTCAGCTAGTGCGCAGCaaggcgagcgagcgagcgttTGGCTCCGCctcggaggagcggcggcgcccgtGGGTTTTTGGGGGAGACGGGTCGAGAGGTTTTACCTCTCTTTGCTTCCGACGCAAGATGGTGGTCGCCGGCATATTCCTCTCAAATTTCTCCCATTGCAAGGGCAAAACAGTAATAGCACACCAGGAGAAAATTTCTGTTAAAATTGGTAAAGTAGCATAATTAACTTCCAAACTACCAAATTTATTAGTTGAAAttccattttatatttttaataacaaCGAGTACTACCACATCAGAAAATTTACTAGTTGAAattccattttatttttaataacaaCGAGTAATACCACATCAGAAGAAAAATTCTGTTCAATTTGGTAAAGTAGCTGAAACTAATTCCTAACCAccaaatatttaaaattttgttcCATTTATTTTAGTAACAGCTATAatattgttttttaattttagagGTCGTTCTAATGTTGATTTCTTTTATGAATTCAGACTGAATTTGTATGGAACGATAGaatatttaaatttgatttggTTGGGGTGCGCCAGGCCCAGGCTGTAGTGCAACGCCTGGGCGACACGCGAGGGCCCAAGTGGCAAGCCACTGTGGTGGACCCTCCcccacaaaaaataaatttaatatcgAAGTGGACACATGGCCCACATATCAGATATTAAACTGATAAGAACAGATACTACACTTGATCTTAGCCAAAAGGCCGAGAAAGGTATGCTTTGGAACGGAGCCCTGCGCCTCATTTTATACCTTCCGCGACCGCCTCACCGAGCTGAACAAgcgaggtggtactaaactacGCAACGAAGAGCAAAGCAGCAACCTGCGCCGCGGCTTCCACTGCTTGGGCGGTTGGGCCTGAAACCTCGCACAGCCCAAGTGGCCGAGTAGTTGGGCCCATGAACTCGGCCTCGTTTAtctctgacatgtgggaccggATGATTTTAATCTGAGGCCACGTTGGACACGATCGCGAATTCGCtctctgacatgtggggccggGTGGTTTGCATCAGAGGCCACGTCGGACTACACGATCGCGAGGGAATTTCGCGTTGTTTTTTTTGTGTTTCCTTCGCTTCGAATCCTTGAAATCTCCCGGTGGAAATCGGCGAAGGGGAGGAGTCGATCGATCGGTGgagttcgccggcggcgagggagatggaCGGCGGCATGAAGGAGCAGGGGATACTCCTGGTGCggaaggcggtggaggaggacgacgccggcAACCACGCGCGGGCGCTGCCGCTGTACGTGCACGCGCTCGACTACCTCGCCGCGCACCTCAAGTACGAGCGGAACCCCAGGGTCCGCGACGCCATCACTGCCAAGCTCGCCGGCTACATCGCCCGCGCCGAGGAGATCCGCGACgcgctcctccccgccgccggcgacgacgccacgccgcctgcggcagcggcggaggagggcaaGGCGAagtgcggcggcggggaagacgagTCGGATCGGGCCAAGCTGCGGGCGGGGCTCCACTCGGCGATCGTCTCGGAGAAGCCCAACGTGAGGTGGAGCGACGTCTCCGGGCTGGATGGAGCAAAGCAGGCGCTGCAGGAGGCCGTCGTGCTCCCCGTCGAGTTCCCGCAGTTCTTCACCGGTGAGTTTGGGTTCACTGGGATCCCAAACAAATTAATAGCAAAAATATGAAAAGATCAATCacataaaattgatgttactggatttatcattaatcaaactatcataatatgtggttctttttatttaaaatattttatttttatagatattgttggtcaaaatagCATCTCGAAAACTGTGTCGAAgttaaaaaatgtttatattttaggacggagggagtactcaatGTGAATTGCAGTACCTAGGCGATTGATCAATGGTGAAATTACTGAATTTTGTAGGCAAGCGGAAGCCATGGAAAGCCTTCCTCCTGTACGGGCCACCGGGGACGGGCAAATCTTACTTGGCCAAAGCCGTCGCGACAGAGGCCGATTCCACATTCTTCAGGTAATTGATTTTCTTCTCATTTCTTGTACTGGTACTAGTTGATTAGTTAGTGGGTTCTTTCACATTTGTGATCGAATTGGTTGCGTGCGTTCGATTCATTATGTAGCGTACTCAGCAAATTCagttaattttattttgctcGATAGTGTAATCTTGTGCCTTTTtgttataagagcaagtttaatagtatagcccactaccggctccaattcatttatagtcaattcatacaatagttacttaggagtactatactattaatatatggtcccacctgtcacatACACATTACGTTTTGgggtccgtgctgcagctggccactgc of the Oryza sativa Japonica Group chromosome 2, ASM3414082v1 genome contains:
- the LOC4328371 gene encoding uncharacterized protein, whose translation is MKLSLISDGDIPDSQDDQGSGGRADGRQVLERGGGGGKRRRRVFLEEEDEDENAMKVDEEAVILSCARGGPAGVSTAKIDGCIDKQDGQGSSKQRKKSCSTVMKLQFREIGLHCSLRTCGISRFVPTPSTFSHEVFSKIKNNKVVFDIYRCKDVIRHLERPIRKRSAVLQILPLKDLVAVVLCSGLSFLLSRVTNKMISILNRYDDEIIVSIFYNKEDKSVITTSSRLFDGCMSRQVTSTPLECIRSNKQNNGQQIFESENIK
- the LOC112936036 gene encoding protein SCO1 homolog 1, mitochondrial isoform X1, whose product is MRRAPRLHALPSRALAFGGLPPPPLPRAQLQGITEPGAASRLGAAFLARALATTGLPAPRRPRALQVQRITEPGAASRFGAAFLARGGFSTDASAAAQDSAKPAAATGGEGGDGKSGKSEQGDAGKSVRGGPVSWLSFLLLLVTGGGIIVYYDKEKKRHIEELKNRTSAVKQEPSVGTAAIGGPFNLLNHDGKPVTQKDFFGKWTLLYFGFTHCPDICPDELQKMALAIDKIKEKAKMEVVPVFITVDPERDTVEQVRDYVNEFHPNLIGLTGTTDEIRKVARAYRVYYMKTEEEGSDYLVDHSIVMYLMNPKMEFVKFYGKNYDADSLADGIIKELKGHQ
- the LOC112936036 gene encoding protein SCO1 homolog 1, mitochondrial isoform X2, which produces MRRAPRLHALPSRALAFGGLPPPPLPRAQLQGITEPGAASRLGAAFLARALATTGLPAPRRPRALQRITEPGAASRFGAAFLARGGFSTDASAAAQDSAKPAAATGGEGGDGKSGKSEQGDAGKSVRGGPVSWLSFLLLLVTGGGIIVYYDKEKKRHIEELKNRTSAVKQEPSVGTAAIGGPFNLLNHDGKPVTQKDFFGKWTLLYFGFTHCPDICPDELQKMALAIDKIKEKAKMEVVPVFITVDPERDTVEQVRDYVNEFHPNLIGLTGTTDEIRKVARAYRVYYMKTEEEGSDYLVDHSIVMYLMNPKMEFVKFYGKNYDADSLADGIIKELKGHQ
- the LOC4328373 gene encoding uncharacterized protein encodes the protein MVQRPRKRARTTSPCSPPASSWRDLPLDIAGEVLRRLPSYADRICFGATCRSWRTSAREHRAPPPLSPCLCFADGSFRGFFPEDARPFRLPAAAGWLGSCGEWLLYRRHDDGAYLLVDPFSKAAAMAPLPSVSRLHVRHDPIVAVDERDLRWCRPTWLPRENTGEPQAAASLLKLAVSPAADVVAAVVGEGRHGKLAVCRPGAPAWSVSGGDGWRRIKDTAFYQGKLYAVDHNEDLLAVTLAADGEPPAVSRIDRVINGKPPGAAALLRVTLHYLVDSGGELLLVRREVQRSSMVRTQPWQHTAELQDRFAVFRADFRRSRWRRVKTIGDESGGRALFVGRWCSRAVRVAGDRWADQVFFLEDGTGDEWHTRAQRCSLRGSTFGCVRPNELLPLMTTADGQDLDATWIFPREAKL